Part of the Streptomyces sp. WMMC500 genome is shown below.
TCGCCCACCTCTCGTACACCTACGGCAGCAACGCCGCCGTCCCCGCCGACGCACCCTGGTCCGTCAGGCTTCTCGACCCCCGTGAGGTCGTCGCCGACGCCCGCGCCGCCCGCCGGGCGGGGGCCGACGTGGTCGTCGTCAGCGTGCACTGGGGAACCGAGTGGCAGCAGGAGCCGGACGCCGCCCAGCGGCGCCTCGCCGACCGGCTGACGCGCTCGCGCAGCGCCGGACGCAAGGACGTCGACCTGATCGTCGGCACCCACAACCACGTGCCGCAGCCGTACGAGAAGGTCAACGGCACCTGGGTCGTCTACGGCCTCGGCGACCAGGTCGCGAGCTTCATCCCGTCGATGTACCGCGGCAACGAGGGCTCCGCGGCCCGCTTCACCTTCACCCCCGCCCGCGACGGCTGGCACGTGACCCGCGCGGAGTTCCTCGCCCAGCACGCGGACACCGGGCCGCCGTTCCGGGTGGTGCCGGCGACACCGGAGAGGTTTCCGGAGGTCCACGCGCGGGTGCGCGCCGCCGTCCTCAGCCGCGGCGCGGCGGCGGACGGCCTGACCGAGGCGTCCTTCTCCACCGGGAGGGAAGACGACGCGGACGGCCGCTGACGGGCCCGGCGCCTCAGTGTGCGGAGTCGCCGGCCTCCGGGTCCAGCGCGCCCCCCGCGACGAGGGCGAAGATCAGGATCCCGAGCAGCACGCGGTAGATGACGAAGGGCGCGAAGCTGCGGGTCGTGATGAACTTCATGAACCACGCGATGACGGCATATCCGACGACGAAGGCGATGAGCGTGGCGACCACGGTCCCGCCCCAGTTCATGTGCGTCGCCCCGGGGACCTCCTTGAGCTCGAACAGCCCGGAGGCGAGCACCGCGGGGATGGCCAGCAGAAACGAGTAACGGGCCGCGGCCTCGCGGCTGTAGTTCAGGAACAGGCCGCCGGTGATCGTCGCGCCCGAGCGGGAGACGCCCGGCACCAGCGCGAGCGCCTGGGCGAGGCCGAAGAGCAGCCCGTCGCGGGTGTTGAGGTCCTTGAGTTCCTTCCGCTGCACCACCGCCCGGTGCCGGCCGCCGCCGCCGGAGGCGCGCCAGTCGGCGAAGCCGAGGATCAGGCCCATCACGATCAGCGT
Proteins encoded:
- a CDS encoding CapA family protein, with protein sequence MPRRRTRLTAAAGTATAFAAAAALLAAGCAPADPSAAPAAAGPGPEARPFTLLATGDVIPYPSIMEQAAEDGGGEDHDFRPMFAAVAPTVAAADLALCHLETPLGPPEGPFTGYPSFQSPPGLAAALRDVGYDGCSTASNHALDSGADGVRRTLDALDGAGLHYAGTGRTRAESARPALLRAGGARVAHLSYTYGSNAAVPADAPWSVRLLDPREVVADARAARRAGADVVVVSVHWGTEWQQEPDAAQRRLADRLTRSRSAGRKDVDLIVGTHNHVPQPYEKVNGTWVVYGLGDQVASFIPSMYRGNEGSAARFTFTPARDGWHVTRAEFLAQHADTGPPFRVVPATPERFPEVHARVRAAVLSRGAAADGLTEASFSTGREDDADGR
- a CDS encoding undecaprenyl-diphosphate phosphatase, whose amino-acid sequence is MSWFEAVILGLVQGLTEFLPISSSAHLRLTAAFAGWEDPGAAFTAITQIGTETAVLIYFRKDIARIVSAWFRSLTDKAMRSDHDAKMGWLVIVGSIPIGVLGLTFQESIEGPFRDLRLIATTLIVMGLILGFADWRASGGGGRHRAVVQRKELKDLNTRDGLLFGLAQALALVPGVSRSGATITGGLFLNYSREAAARYSFLLAIPAVLASGLFELKEVPGATHMNWGGTVVATLIAFVVGYAVIAWFMKFITTRSFAPFVIYRVLLGILIFALVAGGALDPEAGDSAH